Below is a window of Methylosinus sp. PW1 DNA.
CTCGCGGCCGTCGCGCCAGGCCTCCTCCACCAGTCCCGCCTCATAGAGCAGCTCATAGCGCTCGAGCGCATTCTCCTCGTCGAACCCCCTGCCCTGCGGGCGGAACAGAAGATTGACGCGGTCGCGCCGCCGCAGGCCGGAGGAGGAGAGCGCATCCGGCGCCTCCTCCACCCAGGCCGAGAGGCCGGGCAATATCGTCGCCTCCATCGCCTCGGGCCGGCCGCCGCGCCAATCCTCCCAGGGGAAGAACTCGTACCAGCTGCGAAAGCCGCGGATCTCCTCTGCCTGCTCCTCGGCGATGCGGGTCAGCGCGAGATAGCCGACGGAGACGACATGCGGATCGCGGTCGCCGGCGCGGGCGTGGCGGCCGCGGTCGCCGAAAGTGTAGAGCTGCTCGACATAGCCGAGCGACATGCCGGTCTGCTCGGCGACCCAGGCGCGCAGGCCGATCTCGAAAGTGCGGTGACGCACCGGATCGAAAGGGCCGGAGGGCAGAGCGGCGCGGGCGTCCTCGCCCGTGGCGGCGACGGTGAGGATGAGCGGCTCGTCCTCCTGCGCC
It encodes the following:
- a CDS encoding NAD regulator, with translation MTSFEPRREPPASSRDSEGPLPVAIGLTAAIVAAQEDEPLILTVAATGEDARAALPSGPFDPVRHRTFEIGLRAWVAEQTGMSLGYVEQLYTFGDRGRHARAGDRDPHVVSVGYLALTRIAEEQAEEIRGFRSWYEFFPWEDWRGGRPEAMEATILPGLSAWVEEAPDALSSSGLRRRDRVNLLFRPQGRGFDEENALERYELLYEAGLVEEAWRDGREAALKRGMKPPPLGAPMQHDHRRILATAMGRLRAKMKYRPVIFELMPPAFTLTELQRTVEAIAGRHLHKQNFRRLVETSAAVEPTGEVSLKTGGRPAALFHFRRNVLQERPAPGLRVGIRG